A segment of the Lycium ferocissimum isolate CSIRO_LF1 chromosome 5, AGI_CSIRO_Lferr_CH_V1, whole genome shotgun sequence genome:
TGTAGAGATATTGTATCTTTTCTGTATTCAAGTGGAATAAAATTGCCTTTTAGTCCTGACCTTTTTCCTGTATGGGAAGTTTTTATGTCAATCAGACTACTAGTTAGGTCTATATCTGTTCCTTTACACCACTCTTTCAAGGTATCATTAAGACTACACGGCTCCAATCTAAACCAAAGAGTGAATACTTATAGCTAGTGTGTAAGCATTGAAACAGGTCTTTAATTTGGTTTGCAGGATTTATGGTGGAGTTCTGAATTTTTAGGTTAGCTAATTACCTGTTATCCCCTTTGCAGATATAGAGCCATGAATGGTGGAAAATTTCCACCTACTAAGGCGGCAATGAAAGAAGTTGGTGGCTCGTATTATACTGTCAAGAAGATTGTCCAAGAACTGCAGTACAATGCTAAAATGCCAGTAGATAAAGACACTGTGGTCAAAGAAGCTTCCGCAGGAAAAGCTGCAATTAGGAAGGACAAGTTACTGACGAACGTTGAAGAGACATTAAGCAGTGCAACAGCTCTTGAACATGGAGCATGCCAAGATGGTCAGTTAACCAATGGGATTTTATTGGAAAAAGAACCGACTCAGAATAGGAAGCCGTCACTTGAACTCAAAGAAATCCCAAGTGATCTACAAACAGTTGATGGAGGCATATCTCAAGAAACTCAATCATTAACCCTAAGTGGGGTGAAAAGTGGGGATACCAATAGCAACCATGAGACAGAGGCGGAGCTACAAATTCCAATTGCAGCAGAGCAGACTTTGTTGCAGGTGATGTCAATTTCTGGAAGTGTAAGTATGCAATAGACCTGTTTCCTGTAAGATTCTGgcttttaagcaaataaaattCACCAAGGTTATGACTGATCAGAAAAAAATTCATCAAGGTTATCTGCTATGATTCTGTGAACTGGACTGAAATTAGAGGAAGACTAGAAAATCACTTAATGCATTTGAATTTGACTGAAGTTTGATCACAATTTTGACCCTGATGTGATGACAGTTCTTGACCTTGAATTTATAGTAGTTGTAAGACGTTCAATGATTTAATCACTATCCACCACTATGCTGATTTTTCGAATAGGCTTTTGAATCCTCTTCTGGGGACTCCATAGTATCAGGCTTTTAAAGAGACAAAAGACATGGCAAGCTATCTTACTATTTCCTTTCTGAGTCATGAATCTGAATTTGTTATGTTTCCGCGATCTTTCACTTGTATGTTGCATGTGGTAAAATAATTAAGTTTCTAATGCAGGATAATAAAGATGCTGCCGCGCAAGTTCTTGAATCGGAGCTAGAATCTTTTTCGCGTTCCGAGGAACCTGAGAATAACATAAACCAGGAAGACTCCCCTGTcgaagatttcaaatttgatagCCTGAAGCAGATGGATGAGCAAAAACATTCACTTGATGTGGAAAAGCCTAGGAGGTAACCTTGTTATCTAAATCGATATTCGTTGAAggatgataattttttttgataccTGCTACCTTCCGAGGGTCTatccttctcaaaaaaaaaaaaaaaaaaactcataattATGTTTATACTTATGCCTGCATTTTGACAGATCAGCAGACAATCAGAGATCTCCAATCTTGTTATATTTTATTGGTTTTTATTTAGATCATTCATATACGACGAGTATGTATAGACCTTATCTGACATGACCTAGCTTCATATAGGGATTTATCCAATGAACGCAAGGCTGAGACACAAGCTGAAAGCAAACCCTCCATGTGGAAAAATCTGAAATCTTTTGCAGATGGAATTCTTAACATGTGGTGGAAACAGTAGATTAGTGCCCAGGTGGTCTCTAGTTTTTGAATTCTTCCATTTAGACATGATACTATTTTTATCGTCCCGTAAACTGACTACTTCCTCTAAACATACTTTCTTGGTTCTGCAGAGTTAGATCGAAAACAAGGAATAGATGGACAACATTTACGTCAACTTGAGAAATCTTATTAGTATTATGTTATGCAGCCAAGTGTGTGCAATGAAACCTCTAATTCTTAGTAAATGGTCAATAGTGAGAGACTATGATGATGGGGGATCGTTTTCTTGGAGTAGTTCTTTCCCCTTTACAAGATAGGAACCTCTTGGTAGGACATAATTATTGTAGTGCTATCCTCACCGGAGATGCATGCTCATGTAAATATCATAAACAAGCTGACCAATGATTTTCATCTGTTTCTTTTCTGGTCCTTGCTATACACACCTTTTTTCCCGGGAAGTTGAATTGTTTTATTCTGAGAAATTCAAAGTCAGCCAAGGCGGCAAGATggtaatagataaaaaaaattcaactagTGTTGCCCTGTCGAATTCATTTGGCTGCTTTTGCTGATTTGCCAATGCCTCAATTGCAAGATCAATCCGGTGAAAGTTTCGTGGGGGAGACTATTTGCATGGCGCCATTTAAGGCGCAACCACATTTTAAAAAGCCTCCTGGTATGGAGGACCACTTCTTTTTGGAAATTGCTTAGCTGATCAAACTTGTGTTCATGAGTTATCTTACTTTTTCTTGATGGAATAAGTTGATACAATTCTTGTTTGTTATTTTCTAATTGTCTGATCTCTTTTGCTTTTGAAGTAGCAAATAAACGATACATGGATCTTTAGAATCCGAAGTGATATTCTCTTTGGTTTGTCATTGGATATTCACAAGTATGTAGAAAATTCATACAGACTTTCAAAAGAAAGAATCAACGAAGTTAAATCAGAAAGGTatagataaatatgaatatggatagaAATATAGATCAATTTGTAGACTCCTCTATGCTATgctatagaagaaaaaaataccGTGGAACTAATTAGTAGTTACATGGATTGGGATATGAAGTTTGAGACGGCCAGGCCTAATTTCTGATAAAAATGTCAAAAGTTTGGGACTGTAAGGTTTAACTTCACAAAAATGTTTGAAGTTTTACTTGCTTACAATTTGTCTGAACTTAGACTTTAGTAAGATAAAATTCATTAGTGTGTATCTGAACTTAGATTCGCTGctgaatttataaaaatttaaaagcttTGATTATGCCCTAAATAGGGCTTCTGAAATACGCTATATGTGCACTTCCGTCGATCAATGCGTCATTGTTATATAGACAAAAGAAATGCTAATGCAATAAACATCCATGATCCAATCCAAGCACACTAAATATGGTAGGCCAGTATTTGGGTTCTTGAAAAAACCCTTTCTCAATGAAttgccaagaaaaaaaaaatcagtccTTGTAAAAACTGAAAAATTATCTCTTATTTGCCGTTTGGGTGAAAAATTAAACCTTTGCGAAAAAAAGTCAAATCTTTTTCTCAAAACTGCgacttttctaa
Coding sequences within it:
- the LOC132056115 gene encoding uncharacterized protein LOC132056115; the protein is MQIARRVSINLSKRVLGNASNSVGGSNIQCRSKSFAASVQSDSTADKRKGKRVTKEERRAMAEAFVNKYRAMNGGKFPPTKAAMKEVGGSYYTVKKIVQELQYNAKMPVDKDTVVKEASAGKAAIRKDKLLTNVEETLSSATALEHGACQDGQLTNGILLEKEPTQNRKPSLELKEIPSDLQTVDGGISQETQSLTLSGVKSGDTNSNHETEAELQIPIAAEQTLLQVMSISGSDNKDAAAQVLESELESFSRSEEPENNINQEDSPVEDFKFDSLKQMDEQKHSLDVEKPRRDLSNERKAETQAESKPSMWKNLKSFADGILNMWWKQ